The Flavobacterium piscisymbiosum genome includes a region encoding these proteins:
- the mrdA gene encoding penicillin-binding protein 2 translates to MRKLLFPIIIITSASILIIRIFYLQILNHSYKLKAENNSIKIQYVIPERGNIFDRYGKILVTNQLSYDIMVIPGEIKNIDTLELCKLLKINKGEFSKQIAKARSYSTRLPSLFLAQLDRSKFSAFQEKIRNFPGFYFQKRMLRKYTVNYGANIFGYTTQVNQELLKENSYYKSGDLIGKQGVEESYEDLLRGIKGIKYFQKDKFNRKIGSYQNGNYDTLAVKGTDMNLSIDAELQSYGEQLMVHKRGAIVAIEPQTGEILALITAPSYDPGLLTGSSRSKNYTKLYYDSISKPLYNRALLAEYPPGSPFKILTGLIGLQEGVINENTSFICRHGFSYGRGSFMKCHGEGPHQLRNGIYNSCNTYFGNTYMLSINRYSTPSKGVDSWANYLKSFGLGNYMGYDLPTGRKGKIPTSQTYNKIYPNRKWKSTTIISNSIGQGEVLMTPIQLTSMMAAVANRGYYYTPHIVRKIAGQKIPSRFTTKHITAIEKKYFNAVIDGLSDVYNFGTARGLNVPGIEICGKTGTAENFARVNGKRVQLTDHSIFAAFAPKNNPKIAIAVLIENGGAGRTIAGPIASLMIEKYLKRKISLTDLEIKVLNTSLESQYNPSLELKNKIHPKNKVSL, encoded by the coding sequence TTGAGAAAATTATTATTTCCAATTATAATTATAACATCTGCCTCTATCTTAATTATAAGAATATTTTATTTACAAATTTTGAATCATTCCTATAAATTAAAGGCTGAAAACAATTCCATAAAAATTCAATATGTAATACCCGAAAGAGGCAATATATTCGACAGATATGGCAAAATATTAGTAACAAACCAGCTTTCATATGATATTATGGTCATCCCTGGGGAAATCAAAAACATCGATACTTTAGAGCTTTGTAAATTGCTAAAAATTAATAAAGGGGAATTCTCAAAACAAATAGCCAAAGCAAGGTCATACAGCACCCGGCTGCCTTCTTTATTTCTAGCCCAATTGGATCGCAGTAAATTTTCAGCATTTCAGGAAAAAATAAGAAATTTTCCCGGATTTTATTTTCAAAAAAGAATGCTCAGGAAGTACACAGTAAATTATGGGGCAAATATATTTGGCTATACCACGCAGGTAAACCAAGAATTGCTAAAAGAAAATTCATATTATAAAAGTGGTGACTTAATCGGGAAACAAGGCGTTGAAGAAAGTTATGAGGATCTTCTCCGGGGTATAAAAGGAATAAAATATTTTCAAAAAGACAAATTCAACAGGAAGATTGGATCTTATCAAAATGGCAATTATGATACGCTGGCCGTTAAGGGTACTGATATGAACCTGTCAATTGACGCGGAACTGCAATCCTACGGAGAGCAGCTCATGGTACATAAAAGAGGCGCAATTGTAGCTATTGAACCACAGACCGGCGAGATACTGGCTTTAATAACTGCTCCCTCGTACGATCCGGGTTTATTAACAGGGAGCTCGCGGTCAAAAAACTACACGAAATTGTACTATGATTCGATCTCAAAACCACTGTATAACCGGGCGCTCCTGGCAGAGTACCCGCCCGGCTCGCCCTTTAAGATACTAACGGGTTTAATTGGCCTGCAGGAAGGTGTTATAAATGAAAACACATCTTTTATATGCCGTCATGGATTTAGTTATGGCCGCGGTAGTTTTATGAAATGCCACGGGGAGGGACCCCATCAATTACGTAATGGGATTTACAATTCCTGCAATACCTACTTTGGAAATACTTATATGCTGAGTATCAACAGATATTCAACGCCGTCTAAGGGTGTTGACTCCTGGGCTAATTACCTGAAAAGTTTTGGTCTGGGCAACTATATGGGCTATGACCTGCCAACAGGAAGAAAAGGCAAAATTCCAACATCACAGACTTATAACAAAATTTATCCAAACAGGAAATGGAAGAGCACCACTATCATTTCCAATTCTATTGGACAGGGAGAGGTTTTAATGACTCCTATCCAGCTCACAAGCATGATGGCGGCAGTAGCGAACCGTGGCTATTATTATACACCTCATATCGTAAGGAAAATTGCCGGACAAAAGATTCCTTCAAGGTTTACCACAAAGCATATAACGGCTATAGAGAAAAAGTATTTCAATGCAGTTATTGATGGATTATCTGATGTATACAATTTTGGGACAGCACGCGGTTTGAATGTTCCGGGAATAGAGATTTGCGGAAAAACAGGCACGGCAGAAAATTTTGCCAGAGTAAATGGAAAACGGGTTCAATTGACCGACCATTCCATATTTGCTGCATTTGCCCCAAAGAATAATCCCAAAATTGCCATTGCAGTATTAATTGAAAACGGCGGTGCCGGCAGAACCATTGCAGGTCCGATAGCCAGCCTTATGATCGAAAAATATCTTAAAAGAAAAATAAGCCTTACTGATTTGGAGATTAAAGTTCTCAATACCAGCTTAGAGAGTCAATACAATCCTTCACTGGAGTTAAAAAATAAAATTCACCCAAAAAATAAAGTATCCTTATAA